From the genome of Bacteroides sp. MSB163, one region includes:
- a CDS encoding lipopolysaccharide biosynthesis protein encodes MKLVKGFINRIRTSDYTKSLLVLTGGTFIAQLIPIIFYPIIGRLFTPDQIGTAAIFSQIAAILAILVTGGYTYSIFISKSKEEAFNIIVLVLSLSIFVLSVICLTFYFLRDEIHLLLNEPLFVKLFFIPILIALFIVIYQCYNEWCVKNKYFKQLSVNKLVNSSSLSIAETLFGCMNSLVLGNGKVYGELIGRGISAFSCLFSMFVKDRNLYKIVSLSVVKECLTKYIRFPKYVMTGKLINSVSCAIPLFYLGAVFTKEELGFFSMSNTIIAVPISIITIAVSDAYRQRANEDYNNYGSCRNILVKTIVPISIISLVGFSILFIISPFLFEIILGSQWINAGIYTRYLIPMVAISFVTEVIRPTLIIASKQSYDFIWQLLFLFSMLLLIVISNLYRDIYVFLLFFSGIKSLLFLLQFYWCYRYSVK; translated from the coding sequence ATGAAATTAGTCAAAGGATTTATAAATAGAATTCGTACGTCAGATTATACTAAGTCCTTATTAGTATTAACTGGAGGAACCTTTATAGCACAATTAATCCCAATTATATTTTATCCAATAATAGGACGGCTATTTACACCAGATCAAATAGGAACAGCTGCAATTTTTTCTCAAATAGCGGCAATATTAGCTATCTTAGTTACTGGTGGATATACTTATTCAATTTTTATTTCTAAAAGTAAGGAAGAGGCCTTTAATATTATTGTATTAGTATTGTCATTGTCGATATTTGTGTTAAGTGTTATATGCTTAACTTTTTATTTCCTAAGGGATGAAATTCATTTATTATTAAATGAACCTCTTTTTGTGAAATTGTTTTTTATCCCAATATTGATAGCATTGTTCATTGTTATTTATCAATGTTATAATGAATGGTGTGTTAAAAATAAATATTTCAAACAGTTGTCCGTGAATAAACTAGTAAATAGTTCATCATTATCTATTGCAGAAACACTGTTTGGGTGTATGAATTCATTGGTCTTAGGTAACGGGAAGGTCTATGGCGAATTAATAGGCAGAGGTATCTCTGCATTCTCTTGTTTATTTTCTATGTTTGTGAAAGATAGAAATCTGTATAAAATCGTGTCATTATCTGTTGTTAAGGAATGTTTGACTAAATATATTAGATTTCCAAAATATGTAATGACTGGAAAATTGATTAATAGTGTATCGTGCGCTATACCTCTATTTTATTTAGGTGCGGTTTTTACTAAAGAGGAACTTGGTTTTTTTTCAATGTCGAATACGATAATAGCAGTTCCTATTTCCATTATTACAATAGCTGTTAGTGATGCATATCGGCAGAGGGCGAATGAAGATTATAACAATTATGGTTCATGCAGAAATATACTCGTTAAAACAATAGTTCCTATCTCTATCATTTCTTTAGTGGGATTTTCTATTCTTTTCATAATCTCTCCATTTCTTTTTGAAATTATTTTAGGTTCACAGTGGATAAATGCTGGCATATATACTAGATATTTAATACCTATGGTTGCCATATCATTTGTTACAGAAGTTATTCGTCCTACTTTAATAATTGCAAGTAAACAGTCATATGATTTTATATGGCAACTTTTGTTTTTGTTTTCAATGTTACTTCTTATTGTTATATCTAATTTATATAGAGACATTTATGTTTTCTTGCTTTTTTTTAGTGGAATAAAGTCATTACTTTTTTTGTTGCAGTTTTATTGGTGCTATAGATATTCGGTAAAATGA